In one window of Laspinema palackyanum D2c DNA:
- a CDS encoding glycosyltransferase family 2 protein, translated as MDDWQLTAPVALLIFNRPDTTEQVFESIRQAQPSQLLVIADGPRRDRPGEAEKCAATRQIIDRVDWDCQVIKHYSDINLGCKLRVSSGINWIFDTVEEAIILEDDCLPNQSFFRYCQELLTQYRDDYRVMHIAGSNEGIPGQNLHESYYFSRRTHIWGWATWRRAWQTYYDVDIKLWPEFKQTHKLAEIIGNKQEASVKAQVFDLVYENQIDTWDHQWNFACLYHQNSSILPNKNLVSNIGFGHQEATHTINPSSFADLPTEELDFPLIHPQIVQQDVVTDDQYFEARQNNQVKSMKNSDQLAEWV; from the coding sequence ATGGATGATTGGCAATTAACAGCCCCGGTTGCCTTGCTCATCTTTAACCGACCCGATACCACCGAACAGGTCTTTGAGTCGATTCGTCAAGCTCAACCGTCTCAGTTGTTAGTCATTGCCGATGGGCCGCGTCGCGATCGCCCCGGGGAAGCCGAAAAATGTGCAGCGACTCGGCAGATCATCGACCGCGTAGACTGGGATTGTCAAGTCATCAAGCATTATTCAGACATTAACTTAGGCTGTAAATTGCGCGTTTCCAGTGGCATAAATTGGATCTTTGATACCGTTGAAGAAGCCATCATCCTCGAAGATGACTGTCTACCCAATCAAAGTTTCTTCCGGTATTGTCAAGAACTTTTAACTCAGTATCGAGATGATTACAGAGTCATGCATATTGCCGGAAGCAATGAAGGAATTCCCGGACAGAATCTCCATGAAAGTTACTATTTTTCCCGCAGGACTCATATTTGGGGTTGGGCAACTTGGCGCAGAGCATGGCAAACTTACTACGATGTTGATATTAAATTATGGCCCGAATTCAAACAGACCCATAAATTAGCCGAAATCATCGGAAACAAACAAGAAGCATCGGTCAAGGCCCAAGTTTTTGATTTGGTCTATGAAAACCAAATCGATACCTGGGACCATCAATGGAATTTTGCCTGTCTTTATCATCAAAATTCTTCCATTTTACCCAATAAAAACTTAGTCTCTAATATTGGGTTTGGACATCAAGAAGCAACCCACACCATCAATCCCAGTAGTTTTGCAGACTTGCCCACAGAAGAACTGGATTTTCCCCTGATTCATCCTCAAATTGTCCAGCAAGATGTCGTCACCGATGACCAGTATTTCGAGGCAAGGCAAAACAATCAAGTCAAAAGTATGAAAAATTCCGACCAGTTGGCAGAGTGGGTATAA
- a CDS encoding NUDIX domain-containing protein, with product MHDPSLVSPRSIVQTFPLSTVGALVCGPSSRVLIAKTTKWRGLWGVPGGKVDWGETLEAALVREFREEVGLDLVDIRWALLQEAVVDPQFYRDAHFIMMNYYARSTTETVIPNEEIEEWVWVTPQEALNYSLNTYTRVLVEHYLNRGDA from the coding sequence ATGCACGATCCATCATTGGTTTCACCCCGATCTATCGTTCAAACCTTTCCTTTAAGTACCGTAGGGGCGCTGGTTTGTGGCCCTAGCAGTCGGGTTTTGATTGCCAAAACTACGAAATGGCGGGGGTTGTGGGGGGTCCCCGGGGGGAAGGTGGATTGGGGTGAAACCCTAGAAGCGGCCTTAGTACGGGAGTTTCGAGAAGAGGTTGGACTGGACCTGGTGGACATTCGCTGGGCACTGTTGCAAGAAGCCGTCGTAGACCCCCAATTTTATCGGGACGCTCACTTTATTATGATGAACTATTATGCCCGTTCGACCACAGAAACGGTGATTCCCAATGAGGAAATTGAGGAATGGGTTTGGGTTACCCCACAAGAGGCACTCAACTATTCTTTGAATACTTACACCCGCGTTTTGGTTGAACATTATCTCAACCGGGGTGACGCTTGA
- a CDS encoding ABC transporter substrate-binding protein, with product MTNFNSIKRRQFLKMSSLALGTSILTSCTNPGKQPSASTANGKLDKIKVGLSWKAEAEYGGFYQALATGIYRDYGFDVEIRPLPPQGNVTQLLMGDLVDFSIGQAVNALQAADQGIPKVTIAAIFQNEIQAFLAHPGVGNDSLAQLKGKRVFIVPGLSSIYWPFLEKQYGYTQDQQRPYNFNVTPFLLDKDSVQQGLLTSEPFLIEKEGGFKPVVLLLSETGLNPYNFTLETTHKLIESKPELVHRFVDASIKGWYSYLDNPALGNELIQQDNPEMSDELLAFALGKVAEYDLIKSGDAQTLGIGAMTDERWKTLFDQLVTAGVLEDKPSYKDAYTLEFINKGVDYYLS from the coding sequence ATGACTAATTTTAATTCTATCAAACGTCGCCAATTCCTGAAAATGAGTTCCTTGGCTCTAGGAACCAGTATCTTAACCAGTTGTACGAATCCTGGAAAGCAACCTTCCGCCTCCACAGCGAATGGAAAACTTGACAAAATTAAAGTCGGGTTAAGCTGGAAAGCTGAAGCCGAATACGGCGGATTTTATCAGGCCCTGGCGACGGGGATTTATCGAGACTATGGATTCGATGTGGAAATTAGACCCCTTCCCCCCCAAGGGAATGTGACTCAATTGTTGATGGGGGATTTGGTTGACTTTAGTATTGGACAAGCAGTCAATGCACTCCAAGCAGCGGATCAAGGCATTCCCAAAGTGACGATCGCCGCCATCTTTCAAAATGAAATTCAAGCCTTTTTAGCCCATCCCGGGGTCGGCAATGATTCGTTGGCGCAACTCAAGGGAAAACGGGTGTTTATTGTTCCGGGACTGAGTAGTATTTATTGGCCTTTCCTAGAAAAACAGTACGGTTATACTCAAGACCAGCAACGGCCTTATAATTTCAATGTCACCCCATTTTTGCTAGACAAAGATTCGGTCCAACAGGGATTATTGACTTCAGAACCATTTCTCATTGAAAAAGAAGGCGGGTTTAAACCCGTGGTTTTACTGTTAAGTGAAACGGGCTTGAATCCTTATAATTTCACCCTGGAAACCACTCATAAATTAATTGAATCAAAACCGGAGTTGGTTCATCGCTTTGTCGATGCTTCTATCAAAGGATGGTACAGCTATCTTGACAATCCCGCACTGGGAAATGAGTTGATTCAGCAAGACAATCCAGAAATGTCTGATGAGTTGCTGGCTTTTGCACTGGGTAAGGTAGCGGAGTATGATCTGATTAAGTCGGGAGATGCTCAAACCCTCGGGATTGGGGCGATGACTGATGAACGATGGAAAACTTTGTTTGACCAGTTGGTAACTGCTGGGGTTTTAGAGGATAAACCCAGCTATAAAGATGCCTACACCTTAGAGTTTATTAATAAGGGGGTAGACTATTACCTGTCTTAA
- a CDS encoding ABC transporter ATP-binding protein, producing the protein MMNPETAITISQVSKVFNNGVVALKDVNLKVNREDFVSLVGPSGCGKSTILRIIAGLSESSGGKIEWADRTLKQQIAFVFQEPALMPWSTVKNNIRLPLKLMGIPKRMADASIAKTLELVGLKNFANAYPRQLSGGMKMRVSIARAIVTEPRVLLMDEPFGALDDITRTNLNDELLSLWNHQRQTILFVTHNIYEAVYLSKRVVVMGANPGRAIAEIPIDEPLPRTEAFRTSERYLNYCQQVYAALAEAMDPHSRESPRQFFSV; encoded by the coding sequence ATGATGAACCCGGAAACGGCGATTACTATCAGTCAGGTGAGCAAGGTTTTTAATAATGGGGTGGTGGCTTTAAAGGATGTAAATCTGAAGGTTAATCGGGAAGATTTTGTCAGTTTAGTTGGCCCTTCTGGATGTGGGAAAAGTACCATTTTAAGAATTATTGCGGGCCTCAGTGAGAGCAGTGGGGGAAAAATTGAATGGGCCGATCGCACCTTAAAACAACAGATCGCGTTTGTGTTCCAAGAACCGGCTTTGATGCCTTGGAGTACGGTAAAAAATAATATTCGCTTACCCCTCAAACTGATGGGAATTCCCAAAAGAATGGCCGATGCTTCCATTGCCAAGACGTTGGAATTAGTCGGATTGAAAAACTTTGCGAATGCCTATCCCCGCCAGCTTTCCGGGGGGATGAAAATGCGGGTTTCTATTGCTCGGGCGATCGTCACGGAACCCCGAGTATTACTGATGGATGAACCCTTTGGGGCTTTGGATGATATCACACGTACTAACCTCAATGATGAGTTACTTTCATTATGGAATCACCAACGTCAAACCATCCTATTTGTGACTCATAATATTTATGAAGCGGTTTATCTCTCCAAGCGAGTGGTGGTGATGGGGGCGAATCCGGGACGGGCGATCGCTGAGATTCCCATCGATGAACCGTTACCCCGCACCGAAGCGTTTCGGACTTCTGAGCGTTATCTCAACTATTGTCAACAGGTGTATGCCGCTTTAGCGGAAGCAATGGATCCGCATTCCCGGGAATCCCCTCGACAATTTTTCTCGGTCTAA